One genomic segment of Acidovorax sp. 107 includes these proteins:
- a CDS encoding acyl-CoA dehydrogenase family protein: MPVTDDGIASGNKTLCFGLREPDAGSDAFAMKTRAVRDGDEWVLTGTKQWITNSPYADYAMVFALTDAEAAARHKGGVTDFFVGTRARIFRAACHQHQGPPGR; the protein is encoded by the coding sequence TTGCCGGTTACCGATGACGGAATCGCCAGCGGCAACAAGACCCTTTGTTTCGGCCTGAGGGAGCCCGATGCCGGCTCGGATGCGTTCGCGATGAAGACCCGCGCGGTGCGCGACGGCGACGAGTGGGTGCTCACCGGCACCAAGCAGTGGATCACGAACTCCCCCTACGCCGACTACGCCATGGTGTTCGCGCTGACCGACGCCGAAGCTGCGGCCCGCCACAAGGGCGGCGTCACCGATTTTTTCGTTGGCACGCGCGCGCGGATTTTCCGTGCCGCGTGTCATCAACACCAAGGGCCACCTGGGCGGTGA
- a CDS encoding acyl-CoA dehydrogenase family protein — protein MPRVINTKGHLGGDTGVIVLDGVRVRDDHRLGEVGLGLAVAMDGVNAGRMGMAASCLGLARWALDQAVEYAKVRKTFGLPIAEHQAIKLMLADRGDLTFGAKHPIRSQG, from the coding sequence GTGCCGCGTGTCATCAACACCAAGGGCCACCTGGGCGGTGACACCGGAGTCATCGTGCTCGACGGCGTGCGGGTGCGCGACGACCACCGGCTCGGTGAAGTCGGGCTCGGTCTGGCGGTGGCGATGGACGGCGTCAACGCCGGGCGCATGGGCATGGCGGCTTCTTGTTTGGGCCTGGCGCGTTGGGCGCTGGACCAGGCAGTGGAATATGCCAAGGTGCGGAAAACCTTTGGCCTGCCTATTGCCGAGCACCAGGCGATCAAGCTCATGCTGGCCGATAGGGGTGATCTCACTTTCGGTGCAAAACATCCGATTAGGAGCCAAGGGTAA
- a CDS encoding IS481 family transposase, which translates to MNSHKNARLTFEGRKLFVERIAVMGLMPAASAAGISERTARKWLKRFAEQGLAGLYDRSSRPQTTRTTCDAALCRRIEQLRRSRMPMRSIARIVGRSVSTISRLLARLGLSSLKALEPANLAVRYERQRPGELLHMDTKKLGRIVVTGHRATGDPRDHTRGAGWEFAHVAIDDHSRVGFVQMHADERKGSAVEFLKASVAHYAALGVKIERLITDNGAAYRSRLFAQTCQAMGIKHSFTKPYRPQTNGKAERFIQTCLREWAYGRVWSNSAERTAGLPAFLSYYNARRPHSALGHKPPASRLGGNNLLQLNM; encoded by the coding sequence ATGAACAGCCATAAGAATGCCAGACTCACCTTCGAAGGGCGTAAATTGTTCGTAGAGCGCATCGCCGTCATGGGGCTGATGCCTGCGGCCTCGGCCGCAGGCATCAGCGAGCGCACCGCCCGTAAATGGCTCAAGCGCTTTGCCGAACAAGGCCTGGCCGGCTTGTATGACCGCAGCTCGCGCCCGCAGACTACACGCACGACATGCGACGCGGCGCTGTGCCGGCGCATTGAACAGCTGCGTCGCAGCCGTATGCCCATGCGCAGCATTGCCCGGATCGTCGGGCGCAGCGTGTCAACCATCAGTCGTCTGCTCGCTCGCCTGGGCCTGTCCAGCCTCAAAGCCCTGGAGCCTGCGAATCTCGCGGTGCGCTATGAGCGTCAAAGGCCCGGCGAGCTGCTGCACATGGACACCAAGAAGCTCGGACGCATCGTCGTCACGGGCCACCGCGCCACTGGCGATCCACGCGACCACACCCGAGGTGCAGGCTGGGAGTTCGCACATGTGGCCATCGACGACCACTCCCGCGTAGGCTTCGTACAAATGCACGCTGATGAGCGCAAGGGCTCGGCCGTGGAATTCCTCAAGGCTAGTGTTGCCCACTACGCGGCCTTGGGCGTGAAGATCGAGCGGTTGATCACCGATAACGGCGCGGCCTACCGCTCACGTCTGTTTGCACAGACCTGCCAGGCCATGGGTATCAAGCACAGCTTCACTAAGCCCTATCGGCCGCAGACCAATGGCAAGGCCGAGCGCTTTATCCAGACTTGCCTGCGTGAGTGGGCCTATGGCCGCGTGTGGTCAAACAGCGCCGAGCGAACGGCCGGGCTGCCCGCATTCCTGAGCTACTACAACGCCCGAAGGCCTCACTCAGCCCTCGGGCACAAACCTCCCGCATCCAGACTCGGCGGGAATAACCTATTGCAACTCAACATGTAG
- a CDS encoding DUF4158 domain-containing protein: MSGFHQRFNIGTTSFPKTLTDIDIGLCFRLSKEDVDALRSRYRDNALGPAILLVFLRASGRHLENLTLIPALLLKYLCAELQLRQTSIASLKSLYKRPTTLTAHRQWVLENLANLAPATPEKLDDLGLALKALASTAVSTEDLVKRGELWLLDNQLLIPHERVLRSIASRAFEAETVAAIEVVRLNVTEALAQKALKAVYSGRKGRTGGTNLEWLKEPPGKHGLHSLREASKKIAFLKELGVHLWDISAIGGARIRAYARAVVHRAPSATKALSEKTQVLEVCGFLRATLLEFTDNAFYTAGRHLNRLIGQGRNRV, from the coding sequence ATGTCAGGATTTCATCAGCGCTTCAATATAGGCACGACCTCGTTCCCCAAGACCCTCACCGATATAGATATTGGTCTGTGCTTTCGGCTGTCCAAAGAAGATGTCGATGCTCTGAGATCGCGGTACCGAGACAATGCACTTGGGCCGGCGATCCTTCTCGTTTTTCTGCGAGCCTCTGGACGGCATCTCGAAAACCTGACGCTCATCCCAGCGCTTCTTTTGAAGTACCTCTGCGCGGAACTGCAGCTGCGGCAGACGTCCATTGCATCACTCAAGTCTCTGTACAAGAGACCTACAACGCTAACTGCCCACAGGCAGTGGGTTCTCGAGAACCTCGCCAACCTGGCGCCTGCAACTCCAGAGAAGCTCGACGACCTCGGTCTTGCGTTGAAGGCTCTGGCGAGCACCGCTGTTTCGACCGAGGACTTGGTTAAGCGTGGGGAGCTTTGGCTGCTCGATAACCAGTTGCTTATCCCCCATGAGCGGGTCCTACGAAGCATCGCCAGCCGCGCATTTGAAGCCGAGACTGTCGCCGCGATCGAGGTCGTGCGCCTCAATGTCACTGAGGCGCTTGCTCAAAAGGCTCTGAAGGCCGTTTATTCCGGGCGAAAAGGGAGAACAGGTGGCACGAATTTGGAATGGCTCAAGGAGCCACCGGGAAAGCATGGGCTTCATTCCCTTCGAGAGGCCAGCAAAAAGATTGCCTTCCTGAAAGAGCTGGGGGTCCATCTGTGGGACATCTCTGCAATCGGCGGAGCACGGATTCGAGCATATGCGCGCGCCGTCGTGCATCGTGCTCCTTCAGCAACGAAAGCGCTGTCCGAGAAAACACAAGTGCTTGAGGTCTGCGGTTTTCTGCGCGCAACCTTGCTTGAATTCACCGACAACGCGTTCTACACGGCTGGCCGCCATCTCAACCGCCTGATCGGCCAAGGACGCAACCGCGTGTAG
- a CDS encoding acyl-CoA dehydrogenase family protein translates to MNGGHLVMRIPDGTGEIQRRTIARQLLTGQVDL, encoded by the coding sequence GTGAATGGAGGTCACCTCGTGATGCGCATCCCCGACGGAACGGGCGAGATTCAGCGCCGTACCATCGCGCGCCAACTGCTGACCGGACAGGTGGACCTGTAG
- a CDS encoding alpha/beta fold hydrolase, whose protein sequence is MMKGHELFAGGHRLAAGTWGDVGAGRPAIVMMHGGLDCITTWKDLPQALAEVSGWPVLAYDSHGYGCSERLVGGREPSYRSEEAGPVLGEVLRHFDIRPALMFGHSDGGAMSLLAAAVHPERVCGVLACSPVRRRSPSISSWSMP, encoded by the coding sequence ATGATGAAAGGGCACGAACTGTTTGCGGGCGGCCACCGGCTCGCCGCCGGCACCTGGGGCGACGTGGGCGCCGGGCGACCGGCCATTGTCATGATGCACGGCGGGTTGGACTGCATCACCACCTGGAAGGATCTGCCGCAAGCGCTGGCCGAGGTCAGCGGCTGGCCCGTGTTGGCCTACGACAGCCATGGCTATGGATGCTCCGAGCGTCTGGTCGGCGGGCGTGAACCAAGCTATCGGAGCGAGGAGGCCGGACCGGTGCTCGGTGAGGTGCTGCGGCACTTCGACATCCGCCCGGCTCTGATGTTCGGCCACAGCGATGGCGGTGCGATGTCGCTCCTGGCTGCGGCGGTGCATCCTGAGCGGGTGTGCGGCGTGCTCGCCTGTTCGCCTGTTCGCCGACGATCACCATCGATCAGTTCATGGTCGATGCCATGA
- a CDS encoding MmgE/PrpD family protein — MTTASISASSASRPTTDITRELAARSAALCYNDLPEDVRLRVRQCLLDWMGVTLAGACEPLVHMLAEEAREQGGHAQATVVGHAMTTSSRQAALINGAASHALDYDDLNMACTGHPSVVLIPALLALAESHGASGGDFMTAFAAGYETMCQLGLATGDAQYSNGFHTTATLGTLGAAAACARLLQLDADDTATALGIASTTAAGLKSMFGTMCKPLHAGRASADGLQAAQLAARGFTSRADAIECTQGFIATHGGTASLEAVLAAPDGGWHLRHNLFKFHAACYGTHAAIEAARQLRLQHALQPEDVIHVTVRAGAASEGVCNLAEPRTGLEAKFSLRHTVAMALAGIDTAGLDGFSDEAVRAPEVVALRGRVQVLLAPQCPGLTLSEVVIETQDGAVLRQRHDSGRPASDLLEQQQRLEEKFRRLVKPALTPAEGDELIDLVARLDHLTDLSPLASMLARQACRGLH; from the coding sequence GTGACCACGGCCTCTATATCCGCATCGTCGGCCTCGCGCCCAACCACTGACATCACACGGGAACTGGCCGCACGCAGTGCTGCCCTGTGCTACAACGACCTGCCGGAGGATGTGCGCCTGCGGGTCCGGCAATGCCTGCTCGACTGGATGGGGGTGACGCTGGCGGGCGCGTGCGAGCCGCTGGTGCACATGCTGGCCGAAGAAGCCCGTGAGCAGGGAGGCCACGCCCAGGCCACCGTCGTCGGGCACGCCATGACGACCTCCAGCCGACAGGCGGCGTTGATCAATGGCGCGGCCTCGCACGCGCTCGATTACGACGACCTCAACATGGCCTGCACCGGCCACCCCTCGGTGGTCCTGATCCCGGCCTTGCTGGCCCTGGCCGAGTCGCATGGCGCCAGCGGAGGCGACTTCATGACCGCCTTCGCCGCCGGCTATGAAACCATGTGCCAGCTGGGGCTGGCTACCGGCGACGCACAGTACTCCAACGGTTTTCACACCACGGCCACGCTCGGCACGCTGGGCGCGGCCGCTGCCTGCGCGCGCCTGCTGCAGCTCGACGCCGACGACACCGCGACCGCGCTGGGCATCGCCAGCACCACGGCGGCCGGACTGAAATCGATGTTCGGCACCATGTGCAAGCCCTTGCACGCGGGGCGCGCCAGTGCCGACGGCCTGCAGGCGGCCCAATTGGCCGCGCGTGGCTTCACCAGCCGTGCCGATGCGATCGAATGTACGCAAGGCTTCATCGCCACACACGGTGGCACCGCATCGCTGGAAGCGGTCCTGGCCGCGCCGGACGGCGGCTGGCACCTGCGCCACAATCTGTTCAAATTTCACGCCGCCTGTTACGGCACCCATGCCGCCATCGAGGCCGCGCGCCAGCTGCGTCTCCAACATGCACTGCAACCCGAGGACGTGATCCACGTGACGGTACGGGCCGGCGCGGCCAGCGAGGGCGTGTGCAACCTTGCCGAACCGCGCACCGGGCTGGAGGCCAAGTTCAGTCTGCGCCACACAGTGGCGATGGCGCTGGCGGGGATTGACACAGCGGGACTGGACGGGTTCAGTGACGAAGCCGTGCGTGCGCCCGAGGTCGTGGCGCTGCGTGGGCGCGTGCAGGTCTTGCTCGCGCCCCAGTGCCCGGGGCTCACCCTCAGCGAAGTGGTGATCGAGACCCAGGACGGCGCCGTGCTGCGCCAGCGCCACGACAGCGGACGCCCCGCCAGCGACCTGCTGGAGCAGCAGCAGCGGCTGGAGGAAAAGTTCCGCCGCCTGGTCAAGCCCGCGCTCACCCCGGCCGAGGGCGACGAGCTGATCGATCTGGTGGCTCGCCTGGACCACCTGACCGACCTCTCTCCGCTGGCAAGCATGCTGGCCCGCCAGGCATGCCGCGGCCTGCACTGA
- a CDS encoding enoyl-CoA hydratase-related protein: MTNELLYEVSDGIAIITINRPERRNALSRAVRDGFFEVWRRFEADAEAQVAILTGAGDNFCAGMDLVEAADTQLRIPPAGFIAVLGDNIEVTKPVIAAVQGYAYAGGWLLSQMCDLCVADETAKFAITEAKVGRGMPWAAPVIHMLPQRILMEVAMTGEPLTAQRAYELGYINRLMPKGQALQGAKELATRLMANAPLTVRAAKEMVRLSTEMGRTAALRASNRAFDAVYLSEDALEGPQSFREKRKPVWKGR, encoded by the coding sequence ATGACCAATGAACTTCTCTATGAGGTGAGCGACGGCATCGCCATCATCACCATCAACCGCCCCGAACGCCGCAATGCGCTGAGCCGCGCCGTGCGCGATGGCTTCTTCGAGGTCTGGCGTCGCTTCGAAGCCGACGCCGAGGCACAGGTAGCGATTCTCACTGGTGCGGGTGACAATTTCTGCGCCGGCATGGACCTTGTGGAAGCCGCCGACACCCAGCTGCGCATCCCGCCGGCGGGCTTCATCGCCGTGCTCGGCGACAACATCGAGGTCACCAAGCCCGTCATCGCCGCCGTGCAGGGCTATGCCTATGCGGGCGGCTGGCTGCTGTCGCAGATGTGCGACCTGTGCGTGGCGGACGAAACCGCCAAATTCGCTATTACCGAGGCCAAGGTCGGACGCGGCATGCCGTGGGCGGCGCCCGTCATCCACATGCTGCCGCAGCGCATCCTGATGGAAGTTGCGATGACAGGCGAACCGCTGACAGCGCAGCGCGCCTACGAACTCGGCTACATCAACCGCCTGATGCCCAAGGGGCAGGCGCTGCAAGGCGCCAAAGAACTGGCGACCCGTCTCATGGCCAATGCGCCGCTGACGGTGCGCGCGGCCAAGGAAATGGTGCGTCTGTCCACCGAGATGGGCCGTACCGCCGCGCTGCGCGCCTCGAACCGCGCGTTCGATGCCGTCTACCTCAGTGAAGATGCGCTGGAAGGCCCCCAATCTTTCCGGGAAAAGCGCAAACCGGTCTGGAAGGGGCGCTGA
- a CDS encoding IclR family transcriptional regulator codes for MSLARVLRLLQLLAGQPPGMALAELCESMHAPKTSVLSLLRGLTAHGYLQRSGAVYRLGPASFSLGAALVSASSLDIVAMPFLREAVARSGETTLIAKINRAEGQLIYGPIVESTRAIRYAVPEGTTRPLFASSAGRVLLAFQDEAWRDEYLQSADLHALTPRSVTDRKQLARIIEQVRKTGVAFTFGEVTPDVAGFSAPIFEPGGRVNAALIIAAPIERGRAAAADLQRLVMELAANISRALGYRPEPDPRELTARAPRERNHNLTRRLSP; via the coding sequence ATGTCGCTGGCACGCGTGTTGCGACTGCTGCAGCTGCTGGCCGGGCAGCCCCCGGGCATGGCCCTGGCCGAGCTGTGCGAGTCGATGCACGCACCGAAAACCAGCGTGCTCTCGCTGTTGCGGGGCCTCACGGCGCATGGCTACCTGCAACGCAGCGGCGCGGTGTATCGGCTGGGCCCTGCATCGTTCTCTCTGGGGGCCGCGCTGGTTTCGGCCAGCTCGCTTGACATCGTGGCCATGCCGTTCCTGCGCGAAGCGGTGGCGCGGTCCGGCGAGACCACATTGATCGCCAAGATCAACCGCGCGGAGGGTCAACTCATTTACGGCCCCATCGTCGAGAGCACAAGAGCGATCCGATACGCCGTGCCGGAAGGAACGACACGACCGCTGTTTGCCTCCTCCGCCGGGCGCGTGCTGCTGGCGTTCCAGGACGAGGCGTGGCGCGACGAATATCTGCAAAGCGCCGACCTGCATGCACTGACCCCACGCTCCGTCACCGACCGAAAGCAACTGGCGCGCATCATCGAGCAGGTTCGAAAAACCGGCGTGGCCTTCACGTTCGGGGAAGTCACACCGGATGTGGCCGGTTTTTCGGCCCCGATCTTCGAGCCCGGCGGCCGCGTGAATGCGGCGCTGATCATCGCCGCGCCTATTGAGCGCGGTCGCGCCGCGGCGGCTGACCTGCAGCGCCTGGTGATGGAACTCGCTGCAAACATTTCGCGCGCGCTCGGCTACCGTCCGGAACCGGACCCGCGTGAATTGACGGCACGCGCCCCAAGAGAGCGGAACCACAACTTGACCAGGAGATTGAGCCCATGA
- a CDS encoding CaiB/BaiF CoA-transferase family protein yields MTNPPNQTAPAGGPLAGVRVIDLSTVLMGPYATQIFGDHGADVIKIESPEGDSTRWIGPGRHPGMGPLFLHLNRNKRSVVLDLKTAQGAAAMRRLIEGADVFVHNLRPASITRLGLDYESVSAINPRIIWCGVYGYGEDGPYAGRPAYDDLIQGAVGIADLQQRSGASEPRYVPLTIADRMVGLHAAHSVAMALYGRERTGRGCRIDVPMFETMASVVLSDHLYGRTFEPPSGDAGYVRLLSPGRRPYETSDGHICALVYNDGHWQRFLRAIERDDLRTDPRFADLSSRTRHIDEVYGFLGQTLRGQSSDHWLALFEQIDVPAVPLNSIESLLDDPHLAAVGFFRQVEHPCEGEIRTFGTSARWVGYDVSQLAPAPRLGEHTESVLRECGFDASALVSLLVSGAAVSEAAGVQVSA; encoded by the coding sequence ATGACAAACCCACCCAACCAGACTGCACCCGCCGGGGGGCCGCTCGCGGGCGTGCGGGTGATTGACCTCAGCACAGTGCTGATGGGGCCGTATGCGACCCAGATTTTTGGTGACCATGGCGCCGACGTGATCAAGATCGAATCCCCCGAGGGCGATTCGACGCGCTGGATCGGCCCCGGGCGCCATCCCGGCATGGGCCCGCTGTTCCTGCACCTGAACCGCAACAAGCGCAGCGTGGTGCTCGACCTCAAAACCGCGCAGGGCGCGGCCGCCATGCGGCGCCTGATCGAAGGCGCCGATGTCTTCGTGCACAACCTGCGACCGGCCTCCATCACCCGGCTCGGGCTGGACTATGAGAGTGTGTCGGCGATCAATCCGCGCATCATCTGGTGCGGCGTGTATGGCTACGGCGAGGACGGCCCCTACGCCGGCCGCCCGGCCTATGACGACCTGATCCAGGGCGCGGTCGGCATTGCCGACTTGCAGCAACGCAGCGGGGCAAGCGAGCCGCGTTACGTGCCGCTGACGATTGCCGACCGCATGGTCGGCCTGCATGCGGCGCACAGCGTGGCCATGGCGCTGTATGGGCGCGAGCGCACCGGGCGCGGCTGCCGCATCGACGTGCCGATGTTCGAGACCATGGCCAGCGTGGTGCTGTCGGATCACCTGTATGGCCGCACCTTCGAGCCGCCCAGCGGTGACGCCGGTTACGTGCGGCTGCTCTCGCCCGGGCGCCGGCCCTATGAAACCAGCGACGGCCACATCTGTGCGCTGGTCTACAACGACGGACACTGGCAGCGTTTTCTGCGCGCCATCGAGCGCGACGATTTGCGCACCGATCCGCGCTTCGCCGACTTGAGCAGCCGCACCCGGCACATCGACGAGGTGTACGGCTTTCTGGGCCAGACGCTGCGCGGGCAGAGCAGCGATCACTGGCTGGCGCTGTTCGAGCAGATCGACGTGCCGGCGGTGCCCCTGAACAGCATCGAGTCCCTGCTGGACGACCCGCACCTGGCGGCGGTGGGCTTCTTCCGCCAGGTCGAGCACCCGTGCGAAGGGGAGATCCGCACCTTTGGTACGTCGGCGCGCTGGGTGGGTTACGACGTCAGCCAGTTGGCGCCCGCGCCGCGACTGGGGGAGCACACCGAATCGGTTCTGCGCGAATGCGGCTTTGATGCAAGCGCGCTGGTGTCCTTGCTGGTCAGTGGCGCAGCAGTGTCGGAAGCCGCCGGTGTCCAAGTGTCAGCATGA
- a CDS encoding TetR/AcrR family transcriptional regulator: MMCSTRPLPTVVAAKRPRGRPPKTLQERNEGNRRQDIVKAAAKLFRRHGFNGTSTRDIASAVGMHSGSLFCHFASKDELLYEVVQEGLRRALARQTIVLLATHDAATTLRQLIRSHFDTLLGQSSDFMHAVLYESRSLNTRQRNVIAKLQGDYEATWMPVLQALSSTGYLQVEVPLARNLIFGMLNGSAQWFNPKMGISIDDLTDAVVALCIHVPRQSQNRT; this comes from the coding sequence ATGATGTGTTCCACTCGCCCGCTCCCCACTGTCGTAGCTGCCAAGCGGCCACGAGGCCGCCCACCCAAGACGCTGCAAGAGCGGAATGAAGGCAACCGCCGCCAAGATATCGTCAAAGCCGCGGCCAAACTGTTTCGACGCCACGGCTTCAACGGTACGAGCACGCGCGACATCGCCAGCGCCGTCGGCATGCATTCCGGTTCATTGTTTTGTCACTTCGCAAGCAAGGATGAGCTGTTGTACGAAGTGGTGCAGGAAGGCCTGCGTCGCGCGCTGGCGCGTCAGACAATCGTGTTACTTGCCACCCATGACGCTGCAACCACGCTGCGGCAATTGATCCGATCGCATTTCGATACGCTACTTGGGCAAAGTAGCGACTTCATGCATGCGGTGCTCTACGAGTCCCGCTCTCTCAACACCAGGCAGCGCAACGTCATCGCTAAGCTGCAAGGTGACTACGAAGCGACATGGATGCCCGTGCTTCAAGCACTCTCGTCGACCGGCTACTTGCAAGTCGAGGTGCCGCTTGCGCGGAATTTGATCTTTGGCATGCTGAACGGGTCAGCGCAGTGGTTCAACCCCAAAATGGGCATCTCGATTGATGACCTGACCGACGCAGTGGTGGCCCTGTGCATACACGTACCCCGGCAAAGCCAAAACCGGACTTGA
- a CDS encoding acyl-CoA dehydrogenase family protein, which yields MNTPATTAIGNTASAALRERIRDVQEAARGVTTLYPRSYILQCIQEDRFPDELWQKLGEFGLLGLSVPEEYGGSGGGVLEITALNEALALAGVPTLFLVVTGLGRVPIMRHGTPEQIRKYVTPTCTGEKKLCFAITEPNAGTNSFAMTTLATPNADGGWTLNGQKVFISGARDADYMLVIARTTKAGEVKHRTDGISLFVLDMKTPGIQLTQLNIQVETAERQYMVFFDNVKLPADALIGEAGKGAKLMFDGLNSERLLAAGAALGLGDYALTKAVAYANDRKPFGKPIGSYQALQHRMAQAKAQIEAARLMTYSAAERFDAGEDAGAHANMAKLLGSQAAVAAVEAALQTHGGYGFDRDYDIITLWPMIRLLEIAPINNEMLLNYIGEHVLGLPKSY from the coding sequence ATGAACACCCCGGCAACCACCGCCATTGGCAACACTGCTTCCGCAGCGCTGCGCGAGCGTATCCGAGACGTGCAGGAAGCCGCCCGCGGCGTCACCACCCTGTACCCGCGCAGCTACATTCTCCAGTGCATCCAGGAAGACCGCTTCCCTGACGAGCTGTGGCAAAAACTCGGCGAGTTCGGCCTGCTCGGCCTGTCCGTCCCCGAAGAGTACGGCGGATCCGGCGGCGGCGTGCTGGAGATCACCGCGCTCAACGAGGCGCTGGCGCTGGCCGGCGTGCCCACACTGTTCTTGGTCGTCACCGGCCTGGGCCGGGTGCCGATCATGCGCCACGGCACGCCCGAGCAGATCCGCAAATACGTCACCCCCACCTGCACCGGCGAGAAGAAGCTGTGCTTTGCCATCACCGAACCCAACGCCGGCACCAACAGCTTCGCCATGACCACGCTGGCCACGCCCAACGCCGACGGCGGCTGGACGCTCAACGGCCAGAAGGTCTTCATCTCCGGCGCGCGCGATGCCGACTACATGCTGGTCATCGCGCGCACCACCAAGGCCGGCGAGGTCAAGCACCGCACCGACGGCATCTCGCTGTTCGTGCTCGACATGAAAACGCCCGGCATCCAGCTGACGCAACTCAACATCCAGGTCGAAACCGCCGAGCGCCAGTATATGGTGTTCTTTGACAACGTCAAGCTGCCCGCCGACGCGCTGATCGGCGAAGCCGGAAAGGGCGCCAAGCTGATGTTCGACGGCCTGAATTCCGAGCGCCTGCTGGCCGCCGGCGCGGCGTTGGGCCTGGGCGACTATGCGCTGACCAAGGCCGTGGCTTACGCCAACGATCGCAAACCCTTCGGCAAGCCGATCGGCTCCTACCAAGCGCTGCAACACCGCATGGCACAGGCCAAGGCCCAGATCGAAGCCGCGCGCCTGATGACCTACTCCGCGGCCGAGCGCTTCGACGCCGGCGAAGACGCCGGTGCGCACGCCAACATGGCCAAGTTGCTGGGCTCGCAGGCGGCGGTGGCGGCCGTCGAGGCCGCGCTGCAAACCCACGGCGGCTACGGGTTCGATCGCGACTACGACATCATCACGCTGTGGCCCATGATCCGCTTGCTGGAAATCGCGCCTATCAACAATGAGATGCTGCTCAACTACATCGGCGAGCACGTGCTGGGTTTGCCGAAGTCGTACTGA